One window of Microcoleus vaginatus PCC 9802 genomic DNA carries:
- a CDS encoding 7-carboxy-7-deazaguanine synthase QueE, translating into MSNLQLKLPIHETFQCTVQGEGYWTGTLVDFIRLAGCPVRCPWCDTGYENGGKGLPSVPQSIAQLLAQLQSPRVVITGGEPFIHRDLPELVEALLEADKQVSIETSGAYWQDVSPQAWITLSPKEHVNPKYPVQELFWTRANEIKLVISTGEEVEFYHKHLENNVNIPVFLQPEWNSKKLAIPIILELLKQNPSYRLSLQTHKFIGVQ; encoded by the coding sequence GTGTCTAATTTACAACTAAAATTACCAATTCACGAAACTTTTCAGTGTACTGTTCAAGGCGAAGGTTACTGGACGGGGACTTTAGTTGATTTTATCAGATTGGCCGGTTGCCCTGTGCGGTGTCCTTGGTGTGACACAGGCTACGAAAATGGGGGCAAAGGTTTGCCGTCGGTGCCGCAGTCGATCGCACAATTGCTCGCTCAATTGCAGTCTCCGAGGGTTGTCATTACTGGTGGCGAACCTTTCATTCACCGCGATTTGCCTGAGTTAGTGGAAGCTTTGTTAGAAGCTGACAAGCAGGTGAGTATTGAAACTTCGGGTGCTTACTGGCAGGATGTTTCCCCACAAGCTTGGATTACTCTTTCTCCGAAGGAACACGTCAATCCTAAATATCCGGTGCAAGAGCTTTTTTGGACTCGAGCAAATGAAATTAAGTTAGTGATTAGCACTGGCGAAGAAGTTGAGTTTTATCACAAGCATTTGGAAAATAATGTGAACATTCCGGTTTTCTTGCAACCAGAATGGAACTCAAAAAAATTAGCGATTCCCATTATTTTGGAATTGCTGAAACAAAATCCTAGTTACAGGCTATCTTTGCAAACTCACAAGTTTATTGGCGTGCAATAA
- a CDS encoding SAM-dependent methyltransferase, whose product MANSTLGLEHQLYDYLLSISLREPDILASLREETAKHPMGMMQIAPEQGQFMELIVQLMGATKTLEIGVFTGYSSLCVALALPPNGQIIACDVSEEYTAIARRYWEAAGVANKISLQLGPAINTLDKLIAEGQAGTFDFAFIDADKENYEAYFERSLQLVRNGGLIVIDNVLWSGRVADPQVQDESTTAIRTFNDKLRNDPRVTLSVVPIADGLTLALKRRWATMMEPEQDN is encoded by the coding sequence ATGGCGAACTCAACTCTTGGCCTAGAACATCAACTTTACGATTATCTGTTATCTATTTCTCTGCGGGAGCCCGATATTCTCGCTTCACTACGGGAAGAAACTGCTAAACATCCTATGGGTATGATGCAGATTGCTCCCGAACAAGGTCAGTTTATGGAGCTCATAGTGCAGCTTATGGGAGCGACCAAAACCTTAGAAATAGGGGTTTTTACTGGTTATAGCTCGCTGTGCGTAGCTTTGGCGCTGCCTCCTAACGGTCAGATTATTGCTTGCGATGTCAGCGAGGAATATACTGCGATCGCACGACGCTATTGGGAAGCTGCGGGCGTTGCTAATAAGATTTCTTTGCAGTTGGGCCCAGCCATAAATACTCTGGACAAACTAATAGCCGAGGGACAAGCAGGAACCTTTGATTTTGCTTTCATCGACGCCGATAAAGAAAATTATGAGGCTTATTTTGAGCGATCGCTGCAACTTGTACGCAATGGGGGTTTAATTGTAATTGACAATGTTCTGTGGTCAGGACGAGTTGCTGACCCTCAAGTACAAGACGAAAGTACCACCGCCATTCGTACTTTTAACGACAAATTGCGTAACGATCCCAGAGTTACTCTCAGTGTTGTCCCCATTGCTGACGGGCTGACTTTGGCATTGAAACGCCGCTGGGCTACTATGATGGAACCGGAACAGGATAATTAA
- a CDS encoding cyclic nucleotide-binding protein, which translates to MADSSRKKALFILSQLNNDDINWIVQKGKKEVLAPGGVLIHEGRQIDALYIVLDGSLSVLIEAERTRELAKIASGELVGEVSFIDARPPLATVKAIEETHLLAIPRRQLIIKLQNDMGFASRFYYGISLCLADRMRGTIRHIEYGRNIELDQPEFEREDINPNVLENLALAEAKFNWLRENVKA; encoded by the coding sequence ATGGCCGACAGCAGCAGAAAAAAAGCACTTTTTATTTTGAGCCAGTTAAATAATGACGATATCAACTGGATCGTCCAAAAAGGTAAAAAGGAAGTTCTCGCTCCGGGTGGGGTTTTGATCCATGAAGGAAGACAGATCGATGCGCTATATATTGTTTTAGATGGAAGTTTGAGCGTTTTGATCGAGGCTGAGCGGACTAGAGAACTCGCTAAAATAGCCAGCGGAGAACTGGTGGGAGAAGTCTCTTTCATTGACGCTCGCCCTCCTTTGGCAACGGTGAAGGCGATCGAAGAAACTCACTTGCTGGCAATTCCTAGGCGACAGTTAATAATCAAACTTCAAAACGATATGGGCTTCGCTTCCCGGTTTTATTATGGAATTTCACTGTGTCTGGCAGACAGGATGCGCGGTACGATCAGACATATAGAATACGGTCGCAATATAGAATTAGATCAACCAGAATTTGAACGAGAGGATATCAATCCTAACGTCCTGGAAAATTTGGCGCTAGCTGAGGCTAAGTTTAATTGGCTGAGGGAAAATGTTAAAGCTTGA